A DNA window from Bacillota bacterium contains the following coding sequences:
- a CDS encoding xanthine dehydrogenase family protein subunit M, which produces MSRYSRPEYVKVLTVDDAIEELIRNGEAYVVAGGTDLVVNMRLGRCAPRKLVDLSAVPQLSVVSPDHNSVVIGATATMSRIVEALSPWPSLSALTTAASLLGTPQVRNLATIGGNIGNASPSAELVGPLVALGASAVLRGPKGDRCVPIEELFVGPGETVLSKSEVLTAVDVPIPPTKTLTAYARHRRTRVDLATVGVSVALGVTAGRCQHCRVVLTAVAPTPLRAIEAEGVLAGQKLTEEVIAQAALVASAEARPISDVRASADYRRELVEIITRRSLTSLAATLGVN; this is translated from the coding sequence GTGAGCAGATACAGCCGGCCGGAGTATGTCAAAGTCCTGACCGTGGACGACGCGATCGAAGAGTTGATCCGCAACGGCGAGGCGTACGTCGTCGCCGGGGGTACCGATCTCGTCGTCAATATGCGACTGGGCCGCTGCGCGCCCCGCAAACTGGTCGATTTGAGCGCGGTTCCCCAGCTTTCCGTGGTGAGTCCAGATCACAACTCGGTGGTCATCGGGGCGACGGCGACCATGTCCCGAATCGTCGAGGCCCTCTCTCCATGGCCTTCGTTGTCGGCCCTGACCACCGCCGCTTCGCTCTTGGGCACCCCCCAGGTGCGCAATCTGGCGACCATCGGCGGCAACATCGGCAACGCCTCTCCCAGCGCGGAACTGGTTGGTCCGCTGGTAGCTCTGGGTGCATCCGCGGTCCTGCGAGGGCCGAAAGGGGACCGGTGTGTACCGATTGAGGAGCTCTTCGTCGGTCCGGGAGAGACGGTCTTGTCAAAGTCCGAAGTCCTGACGGCGGTGGATGTTCCCATCCCGCCAACCAAGACCCTCACCGCTTACGCTCGTCACCGCCGGACCAGGGTCGACCTGGCCACGGTCGGAGTCTCCGTCGCCCTGGGGGTCACGGCTGGCAGATGCCAGCACTGCCGGGTGGTCCTGACGGCGGTGGCCCCGACTCCGTTGAGAGCCATTGAGGCCGAAGGAGTGCTGGCCGGACAGAAGCTGACGGAAGAGGTCATCGCCCAGGCGGCCCTGGTGGCCTCGGCCGAAGCCAGGCCGATCAGTGACGTCAGGGCCAGCGCCGATTATCGCCGGGAACTGGTCGAGATCATCACGAGAAGGTCCCTCACTTCCTTGGCGGCTACCCTGGGGGTGAACTGA